In a single window of the Streptomyces sp. NBC_00285 genome:
- a CDS encoding DUF3662 and FHA domain-containing protein, which produces MGVLKKFEQRLEGLVNGTFAKVFKSEVQPVEIAGALQRECDNNATIWNRDRTVVPNDFIVELSTPDFERLSPYSGQLGDELAGMVRDYAKQQRYAFMGPIKVNLEKADDLDTGLYRVRSRTLAGSTDQQAPGTAAPAGRPGTQGPGAGAGGYGFPPSAASSGAPPMPAAPPPAGRGAAGGSYGYPQQAQPQRPAGGPVGAPAPGSRTRHWIEINGARHQISRATLVLGRSTEADVRIDDPGVSRRHCEIRTGTPSTIQDLGSTNGIVVDGQHTTRATLRDGSRIVVGNTTIIYRQAEG; this is translated from the coding sequence ATGGGAGTCCTGAAGAAGTTCGAGCAGCGTCTCGAAGGTCTGGTCAACGGCACCTTCGCCAAGGTGTTCAAGTCCGAGGTCCAGCCCGTGGAGATCGCGGGAGCGCTCCAGCGGGAATGCGACAACAACGCGACCATCTGGAACCGCGACCGTACGGTCGTACCCAATGACTTCATCGTGGAGCTGAGCACGCCGGACTTCGAGCGGCTCAGCCCCTACTCGGGCCAGCTCGGCGACGAGCTCGCCGGCATGGTGCGCGACTACGCCAAGCAGCAGCGATACGCCTTCATGGGCCCGATCAAGGTCAACCTGGAGAAGGCGGACGACCTCGACACCGGTCTGTACCGGGTGCGCAGTCGTACGCTCGCCGGCTCCACCGACCAGCAGGCTCCCGGAACCGCGGCCCCGGCCGGCCGGCCCGGCACGCAGGGACCCGGCGCGGGAGCCGGCGGCTACGGCTTCCCGCCGTCAGCCGCTTCCTCCGGCGCCCCGCCCATGCCTGCCGCACCGCCGCCCGCCGGCCGTGGCGCCGCCGGCGGCAGCTACGGCTACCCGCAGCAGGCCCAGCCCCAACGCCCGGCAGGCGGCCCGGTCGGCGCGCCCGCTCCGGGCTCCCGCACCCGCCACTGGATCGAGATCAACGGCGCCCGCCATCAGATCTCCCGCGCAACGCTGGTGCTGGGTCGCAGCACCGAGGCCGACGTGCGGATCGACGACCCCGGCGTCTCGCGTCGGCACTGCGAGATCCGGACCGGAACGCCCTCGACGATCCAGGATCTCGGATCCACAAACGGCATCGTGGTGGACGGGCAGCACACCACCCGCGCTACGCTCCGCGACGGCTCGCGGATCGTCGTGGGCAACACCACCATCATTTACCGGCAAGCCGAAGGGTGA
- a CDS encoding sensor histidine kinase: protein MSRPGFLLSAWPWRSVGYLLTGAVSGVLVLVGLVMLAVVGGALAVVLVGIPLLVVLALTGLPVAWVERRRLALVDLDPASDPHRTPAAEGLWPWLTTRLREQVTWRELAYTVLFSALLWPLDALVFTVALLFPVSMAATPLLMATIGGGRETKVLKHWTVTTWPTAFGVAVLGLLLLALGAYVLGAAAGARAELTRLLIADRDGDLGSRVVELSRSRVRLVDAFEAERRRIERDLHDGAQQRLVALTMTLGLARLDAPPGPLADQLAKAHDEAGGALAELRELIHGIHPKVLADYGLEAAVADAADRSVVPVDVELPLPGRFEQAVEAAAYFVVCEALANIDKHSGASRAEVRGGHAGGRLVLEMRDDGCGGADASAGSGLTGLADRVSVLNGRLSLSSPPGGPTLLRVEFPCEATELRAAAARFA from the coding sequence ATGTCCCGGCCCGGCTTCCTGTTGTCGGCGTGGCCCTGGCGTTCGGTCGGCTATCTGCTGACCGGCGCGGTCAGCGGTGTTCTCGTTCTGGTCGGTCTGGTGATGCTGGCGGTCGTCGGCGGGGCGCTGGCCGTAGTTCTCGTGGGGATTCCGCTGCTGGTCGTGCTCGCTCTCACCGGTCTGCCGGTCGCCTGGGTGGAGCGGCGCCGGCTGGCCTTGGTCGACCTGGACCCGGCGTCCGATCCGCACCGGACACCGGCCGCCGAGGGACTGTGGCCGTGGCTCACGACCCGGCTGAGGGAGCAGGTCACCTGGCGTGAACTCGCGTACACCGTGCTGTTCTCGGCCCTCCTCTGGCCGCTGGACGCCCTGGTGTTCACGGTCGCCCTGCTCTTCCCGGTGTCCATGGCCGCCACCCCGCTGCTCATGGCCACGATCGGCGGGGGTCGTGAGACCAAGGTGCTCAAGCACTGGACGGTCACCACCTGGCCGACGGCGTTCGGGGTGGCCGTGCTCGGTCTGCTGCTCCTGGCCCTCGGCGCCTACGTCCTGGGCGCCGCGGCCGGGGCCCGCGCGGAGTTGACCCGGCTGCTGATCGCCGACCGGGACGGCGACCTGGGTTCCCGGGTGGTCGAACTGAGCCGCTCGCGCGTGCGGTTGGTGGATGCCTTCGAGGCGGAGCGCCGACGCATCGAACGCGATCTGCACGACGGAGCTCAGCAACGCCTGGTCGCCCTGACGATGACCCTGGGCCTGGCCCGTCTCGACGCCCCTCCGGGACCGCTGGCCGACCAGCTCGCCAAGGCCCACGACGAGGCGGGCGGAGCGCTGGCGGAACTGCGCGAACTCATCCACGGCATCCACCCGAAGGTCCTGGCGGACTACGGCCTCGAAGCCGCCGTGGCCGACGCGGCGGACCGTTCCGTGGTCCCCGTCGACGTGGAGCTCCCACTGCCGGGACGGTTCGAGCAGGCAGTGGAGGCGGCCGCGTACTTCGTGGTCTGTGAGGCCCTCGCCAACATCGACAAGCACAGCGGGGCGAGTCGCGCGGAGGTGCGTGGCGGGCACGCGGGCGGCCGGCTGGTTCTTGAGATGCGCGACGACGGCTGCGGTGGAGCGGACGCCTCGGCGGGCAGCGGGCTGACCGGACTCGCGGATCGGGTGTCGGTCCTGAATGGCAGACTCTCCCTGTCCAGCCCGCCGGGCGGACCGACCCTGCTGCGTGTGGAGTTCCCTTGCGAGGCGACCGAGTTGCGCGCGGCGGCCGCTCGCTTCGCGTAG
- a CDS encoding rhodanese-like domain-containing protein — translation MPTVQVTDLKDDDFLLDVREDDEWQAGHAEGALHIPIGEFVARYGELTEAAPQDGRVHVICRSGGRSAQVTMYLAQQGIDAANVDGGMQLWAETGRPVVTDDGSPGFVL, via the coding sequence GTGCCCACGGTGCAGGTCACGGACCTCAAGGACGACGACTTCCTGCTGGACGTCCGCGAGGACGACGAGTGGCAGGCGGGTCATGCCGAAGGGGCGCTGCACATCCCCATCGGTGAGTTCGTGGCCCGCTACGGCGAGCTGACCGAGGCCGCCCCGCAGGACGGCCGCGTCCACGTGATCTGCCGCTCCGGCGGCCGGTCCGCCCAGGTCACGATGTATCTGGCCCAGCAGGGCATCGACGCCGCGAACGTCGACGGCGGCATGCAGCTGTGGGCCGAGACGGGCCGCCCCGTGGTGACCGACGACGGCAGTCCGGGGTTCGTGCTCTAG
- a CDS encoding DUF2252 domain-containing protein translates to MFLLVTGEAVAVTEVGVEATAGTRAGGSADVQEPSAAKPTAGTGSARRPLVPGFAQWPVEGSPKKEGKALRESVPRSAHAELDLDIARPGAVEAVEESSRGRIPGLAPLRVGRMAATPFAFLRGSAGLMAHDLARTPMTRIRAQICGDAHAGNFGLYGDARGDLVIDLNDFDETVHGPWEWDLKRLAASLVLAGREIGADEDTCRAAAHGAVGAYRRTMRLLAKLPVLDAWNAIADEELVSHANAHDLVGTLERVSEKARANTSGRFAERSTELTEDGGRRFVDAAPVLHRVPDEEAAAVAAALEHYLSTLSEDRHPLLARHAVHDVAFRVVGTGSVGMRSYVVLLLDHCGEPLVLQVKEAKASALLPHLLTAGFETPPVDHEGRRVVLGQKRMQVVSDILLGWTTVEGRPFQVRQFRNRKGSVDPAALAADQIDDYGRMTGALLARAHSHSVDPRLISGYCGKSDELDEAIATFAVTYSDRTEADHADLVAAVRAGRIAGEPGV, encoded by the coding sequence ATGTTCTTGCTAGTCACGGGGGAGGCGGTCGCAGTGACCGAGGTCGGTGTGGAGGCGACGGCCGGGACGCGAGCCGGTGGGTCGGCCGACGTCCAGGAGCCGTCGGCGGCGAAGCCGACAGCCGGCACGGGATCGGCACGGCGGCCCCTGGTGCCCGGCTTCGCCCAGTGGCCCGTCGAGGGCTCGCCCAAGAAGGAGGGCAAGGCCCTGCGGGAGAGCGTCCCGCGCAGTGCCCATGCCGAGCTCGACCTCGACATCGCCCGTCCCGGCGCGGTCGAGGCGGTCGAGGAGTCCAGCCGCGGCCGCATTCCCGGGCTTGCGCCGCTCCGGGTGGGCCGGATGGCGGCCACACCGTTCGCCTTCCTGCGCGGCTCGGCCGGCCTCATGGCCCACGACCTGGCCCGCACGCCCATGACCAGGATCCGCGCCCAGATCTGCGGTGACGCGCACGCGGGCAACTTCGGTCTGTACGGCGACGCGCGCGGTGACCTGGTCATCGACCTGAACGACTTCGACGAGACCGTGCACGGCCCATGGGAGTGGGATCTCAAGCGGCTCGCCGCCTCCCTGGTCCTCGCGGGCCGCGAGATCGGCGCCGACGAGGACACCTGCCGTGCGGCGGCGCACGGCGCGGTGGGCGCGTACCGGCGCACCATGCGGCTGCTCGCCAAGCTCCCGGTGCTGGACGCGTGGAATGCGATCGCCGACGAGGAACTCGTCTCGCACGCGAACGCCCACGATCTGGTCGGCACGCTGGAGCGGGTCTCGGAGAAGGCACGGGCCAACACCAGCGGGCGCTTCGCGGAGAGGTCGACGGAACTCACCGAGGACGGCGGCCGCCGTTTCGTGGACGCCGCACCGGTGCTGCACCGGGTGCCGGACGAGGAGGCCGCTGCGGTGGCCGCGGCCCTGGAGCACTACCTGAGCACGCTCTCCGAGGACCGCCACCCGCTGCTGGCCCGGCACGCCGTGCACGACGTGGCGTTCCGCGTCGTGGGCACGGGCAGTGTGGGCATGCGCTCGTACGTGGTGCTGCTGCTGGACCACTGCGGGGAACCGCTGGTCCTCCAGGTCAAGGAGGCGAAGGCCTCGGCCCTGCTGCCCCATCTGCTCACCGCGGGCTTCGAGACACCGCCGGTCGACCACGAGGGCCGCCGGGTCGTGCTGGGCCAGAAGCGGATGCAGGTCGTCAGCGACATCCTGCTGGGCTGGACGACCGTCGAGGGCCGCCCCTTCCAGGTCCGCCAGTTCCGCAACCGCAAGGGCAGCGTCGATCCGGCCGCCCTCGCCGCAGACCAGATAGACGACTACGGCCGCATGACCGGCGCCCTGCTGGCGCGCGCCCACTCCCACAGCGTCGACCCCCGCCTGATCTCCGGCTACTGCGGCAAGAGCGACGAACTCGACGAGGCGATCGCCACGTTCGCCGTGACCTACTCCGACCGCACAGAGGCGGACCACGCGGACCTGGTGGCAGCCGTTCGGGCGGGGCGGATCGCGGGGGAGCCGGGGGTGTGA
- a CDS encoding J domain-containing protein, whose amino-acid sequence MTTPEAERHGGGAGAEQVAAEGQSVARPEERLERAVRAAEQALIEYEIAVETFRIEVENFSRLHHQKLGPMYTRLDELDAQLAEARAARTGDPEDLRKADEARARVMPMPGVEELFHGWMDGEGLFPEAAAMLTEQPVRPPQRVRPSDEARKLYRELARKAHPDLAQDETERTRREEFITRVNAAYSRGDEVLLHELAEEWAAGPKPPEQGPTPSEELYARLEWLARRKELLSVVARELEEGAIGSMLRMAPDDPDRLLEEIAEKLLADVSAREAELAELLAQE is encoded by the coding sequence ATGACGACCCCGGAAGCTGAGCGGCACGGTGGTGGCGCCGGCGCGGAGCAGGTGGCTGCCGAAGGCCAGAGCGTGGCCCGGCCCGAGGAGCGGTTGGAGCGGGCCGTGCGGGCCGCGGAACAGGCGCTCATCGAGTACGAGATCGCGGTGGAGACCTTCCGCATCGAGGTGGAGAACTTCTCCCGGCTGCACCACCAGAAGCTCGGCCCCATGTACACCCGCCTCGACGAACTGGACGCCCAGCTCGCCGAGGCCCGGGCCGCCCGCACCGGCGACCCGGAGGACCTGCGCAAGGCGGACGAGGCCCGCGCCCGGGTGATGCCGATGCCCGGCGTGGAGGAGTTGTTCCACGGCTGGATGGACGGGGAGGGCCTGTTCCCCGAGGCCGCCGCGATGCTCACCGAGCAGCCGGTGCGGCCCCCGCAGCGGGTGCGCCCCAGCGACGAGGCCCGAAAGCTCTACCGTGAGCTCGCCCGCAAGGCCCACCCGGACCTGGCCCAGGACGAGACCGAGCGGACCCGGCGCGAGGAGTTCATCACCCGGGTCAACGCGGCCTACTCCCGCGGCGACGAGGTACTCCTGCACGAACTGGCCGAGGAATGGGCCGCCGGTCCCAAGCCCCCGGAGCAGGGCCCCACGCCCAGCGAGGAGCTCTACGCCCGCCTCGAATGGCTCGCCCGGCGCAAGGAGTTGCTGTCCGTGGTCGCGCGGGAGCTGGAGGAGGGGGCGATCGGCTCGATGCTCCGGATGGCCCCGGACGACCCGGACCGCCTCCTGGAGGAGATCGCCGAGAAGCTCCTCGCCGATGTCTCCGCGCGCGAGGCGGAGCTCGCGGAGCTGCTCGCACAGGAGTGA
- a CDS encoding ABC transporter permease — MLSVALCTLRTRWATFVGSFVALSLGVALLAVMGLALASSLDAPERQPERFTTAPIVVQGKNTLTVPTPIGDRVQKLAHPRAVPEATVAKLRQLGTVVADRSFAVRATKGPGDLVGHPWSTAAFAPYEIEAGRAPASPDEVVVTGAWARPGEHVATDRGTVTVVGTVASRGFEDAVFYTDARTVELSPKSTQLVVEADAADVREAVAGQDLQILTGTDRRLADADPGRDSEALTAMNAMFGTAGGVTAFVSVFVVASTFAFAVAQRRREFGLLRTAGATPGQVRRMVLAEALVIGVLASAAGCVLGAYGAPKLAAWVVDGGLAPSWFTIGDFTWPYHMAFWTGLLVALLGVIAASWRAGRTGPTQALREASVDTKAMTWGRWLFGAGLLLTAAVTLGLALVSDPGELLHRKTYVSRPMLLITAIALLSPILVRPLTRLIAWLPAQLPGAGGMLVRENATAGIRRTAAIAAPVLVTVALAGSLLGATATLNEAKATVTREQTAASFVVTPAGDAGFDAATVKKLEAVRGAVVSATLSSAVYVLEDGVALIKSEARAAQAGPLAETVHLPLVAGKVSDLDDESIIVNEEWEKHTVGQTVDVWLGDGTAKSLRIAAVMTTGTGDNGAYVTPANAPGASVDRVDVALADGADPAAVAAALTRAGGHVFTKDQWVQASYPETDRTTRYGFMLVLGIALLFTGISLAGTMIMATSDRVRDLAVLRLAGATRWQVLRLVAGEALMVVAVGGVLGLLVAGLNLAGMWIALGLLSVWSPIEMPWTEIGATVGACAVLAVVFSVAPAGLAMRRPAVQLTGLRE, encoded by the coding sequence GTGCTGAGTGTCGCCCTGTGCACCCTGCGTACCCGCTGGGCCACCTTCGTCGGCAGTTTCGTCGCGCTCTCACTGGGTGTCGCACTGCTCGCCGTGATGGGCCTGGCCCTCGCCTCCTCCCTGGACGCGCCCGAGCGACAGCCGGAGCGGTTCACCACCGCGCCGATCGTCGTGCAGGGAAAGAACACCCTGACCGTGCCGACCCCGATCGGCGACCGCGTCCAGAAACTCGCCCACCCTCGCGCGGTACCCGAGGCGACCGTGGCGAAGCTGCGGCAGCTCGGCACGGTCGTCGCAGACCGGTCCTTCGCCGTGCGGGCCACGAAGGGCCCCGGCGATCTGGTGGGCCACCCCTGGTCCACGGCCGCCTTCGCGCCGTACGAGATCGAGGCGGGCCGTGCGCCCGCCTCGCCAGACGAGGTCGTCGTCACCGGCGCCTGGGCCCGGCCCGGCGAACACGTCGCCACCGACCGCGGCACCGTGACCGTCGTCGGCACCGTCGCCTCACGCGGCTTCGAGGACGCCGTCTTCTACACCGACGCGCGCACCGTCGAACTGTCGCCGAAGAGCACCCAGTTGGTGGTCGAGGCGGACGCTGCGGACGTACGCGAGGCCGTCGCGGGCCAGGATCTCCAGATCCTCACCGGCACCGACCGCCGCCTCGCCGACGCCGACCCGGGCCGCGACAGCGAGGCGCTCACCGCGATGAACGCCATGTTCGGCACTGCCGGCGGGGTCACCGCGTTCGTGTCGGTGTTCGTCGTGGCGTCCACGTTCGCCTTCGCGGTCGCCCAGCGGCGCCGGGAGTTCGGCCTGCTGCGCACGGCGGGGGCCACGCCCGGCCAGGTCCGGCGGATGGTCCTCGCGGAGGCACTGGTGATCGGCGTGCTCGCGTCGGCGGCCGGGTGTGTGCTCGGCGCGTACGGCGCCCCGAAGCTCGCCGCGTGGGTGGTCGACGGCGGTCTCGCGCCCAGCTGGTTCACCATCGGCGACTTCACCTGGCCGTATCACATGGCCTTCTGGACGGGTCTGCTCGTCGCCCTGCTCGGGGTGATCGCCGCCTCCTGGCGGGCCGGCCGCACCGGGCCCACCCAGGCGCTGCGCGAGGCGTCCGTGGACACCAAGGCGATGACGTGGGGCCGCTGGCTGTTCGGGGCGGGGCTGCTGCTGACCGCGGCCGTGACGCTGGGGCTCGCCCTGGTCTCCGACCCGGGCGAGCTGCTGCACCGCAAGACCTATGTGAGCCGTCCGATGCTGCTGATCACCGCGATCGCGCTGCTCTCGCCCATCCTGGTGCGTCCGCTCACCCGGCTGATCGCCTGGCTGCCGGCCCAACTGCCGGGCGCGGGCGGGATGCTGGTGCGGGAGAACGCCACCGCCGGCATCCGCCGTACGGCTGCCATCGCGGCGCCGGTCCTGGTCACCGTCGCCCTCGCGGGCTCACTCCTGGGCGCCACGGCGACCCTGAACGAGGCGAAGGCCACCGTGACGCGTGAGCAGACGGCAGCCTCGTTCGTCGTCACCCCGGCCGGGGACGCCGGGTTCGACGCGGCGACCGTGAAGAAGCTCGAAGCGGTCAGGGGTGCCGTGGTCTCGGCCACCTTGTCGAGTGCCGTCTACGTCCTGGAGGACGGTGTCGCTCTCATCAAGTCCGAGGCCCGCGCGGCGCAGGCGGGCCCACTCGCCGAGACCGTGCACCTGCCGTTGGTCGCCGGGAAGGTGAGCGATCTCGACGACGAGTCGATCATCGTCAACGAGGAGTGGGAGAAGCACACCGTCGGGCAGACCGTCGACGTATGGCTCGGCGACGGCACCGCGAAGTCGCTGCGGATCGCGGCGGTGATGACGACCGGTACCGGCGACAACGGCGCCTACGTCACCCCCGCCAACGCACCCGGCGCAAGCGTCGACCGCGTTGACGTCGCCCTCGCCGACGGCGCCGACCCGGCCGCGGTGGCCGCCGCGCTCACCAGGGCCGGCGGGCACGTCTTCACCAAGGACCAATGGGTGCAGGCCAGTTACCCCGAGACCGACCGGACTACACGGTACGGCTTCATGCTGGTCCTCGGCATCGCCCTCCTCTTCACCGGCATTTCCCTGGCCGGCACGATGATCATGGCGACCTCCGACCGGGTCCGCGACCTGGCCGTCCTGCGGTTGGCCGGCGCCACCCGGTGGCAGGTCCTGCGGCTGGTCGCCGGCGAGGCACTGATGGTCGTCGCGGTCGGCGGAGTGCTCGGACTCCTGGTCGCCGGGCTCAATCTGGCGGGCATGTGGATCGCGCTCGGCCTGCTGTCCGTGTGGAGCCCGATAGAGATGCCGTGGACGGAAATCGGGGCGACCGTGGGCGCGTGTGCCGTGCTTGCCGTGGTGTTCTCCGTCGCCCCGGCCGGGCTGGCCATGCGCCGACCGGCAGTGCAGTTGACCGGCCTTCGGGAGTGA
- a CDS encoding ABC transporter ATP-binding protein, translating to MNNDDAIQLRSVSKKYGSGDNAVTALDQISLSFPRGTFTAVMGPSGSGKSTLLQCAAGLDRPTSGSVSVGDTELTKLDETKLTLLRRERIGFVFQAFNLLPALTAEQNVALPLRLAGKRVAKSRVREVLDQVGLGERARHRPTEMSGGQQQRVALARALITRPEVLFADEPTGALDSGTSREVLSLLRSMVDREGQTIIMVSHDPVAASYADRVVFLVDGRVNGELTDANADDIAARMTKLEAVPC from the coding sequence ATGAACAACGACGACGCCATCCAGTTGCGCTCCGTCAGCAAGAAGTACGGGTCGGGCGACAACGCCGTGACGGCGCTCGACCAGATCTCCCTGTCTTTCCCCCGCGGTACCTTCACCGCCGTCATGGGTCCTTCCGGCTCCGGCAAGTCGACCCTGCTCCAGTGTGCCGCGGGCCTGGACCGTCCCACCTCGGGCTCGGTCTCCGTGGGCGACACCGAGCTGACCAAGCTCGACGAGACCAAGCTGACGCTGTTGCGGCGCGAGCGCATCGGATTCGTCTTCCAGGCGTTCAACCTCCTGCCCGCGCTGACCGCCGAGCAGAACGTCGCCCTTCCCCTGCGCCTGGCCGGCAAGCGGGTCGCGAAGTCCAGGGTCCGCGAGGTGCTCGATCAGGTCGGTCTCGGCGAGCGCGCCAGGCACCGGCCCACGGAGATGTCCGGCGGCCAGCAGCAGCGCGTCGCCCTGGCCCGCGCGCTGATCACCCGCCCCGAGGTCCTCTTCGCCGACGAGCCGACCGGCGCCCTGGACTCGGGGACCAGCCGTGAGGTGCTGAGCCTGCTGCGGTCCATGGTCGACCGCGAGGGCCAGACGATCATCATGGTCTCCCACGACCCGGTGGCCGCCTCCTACGCCGACCGCGTGGTCTTCCTCGTCGACGGCCGGGTCAACGGCGAGCTGACCGACGCGAACGCCGACGACATCGCCGCACGCATGACCAAGCTGGAGGCCGTGCCGTGCTGA
- a CDS encoding response regulator transcription factor, producing the protein MLLREGLVGLLARCGHEVVAAVGDAQELIAAVEEHGPDIVVTDVRMPPGFQDEGLHAAVQLRESRPRLPVLVLSQYVQRAYASELLDSGDGTGIGYLLKDRVGQVEEFVDALAEVAKGGMVVDPEVVRQLLRRRRDPLERLTPREREVLALIAEGKSNGAIARQLVVSEAAVGKHIGGILTKLDLPPADETHRRVLAVLAYLRA; encoded by the coding sequence GTGCTGCTGCGAGAGGGTCTCGTCGGTCTGCTCGCCCGCTGCGGCCACGAGGTCGTGGCGGCCGTCGGTGACGCGCAGGAACTGATCGCGGCGGTCGAGGAGCACGGTCCGGACATCGTCGTCACCGACGTGCGTATGCCGCCCGGTTTCCAGGACGAGGGCCTGCATGCGGCGGTCCAACTCCGCGAGAGCCGCCCCCGGTTGCCGGTGCTGGTCCTCAGCCAGTACGTGCAGCGGGCGTACGCCTCCGAACTCCTCGACTCCGGCGACGGCACAGGCATCGGCTACCTCCTCAAGGACCGTGTCGGACAGGTCGAGGAGTTCGTCGACGCGCTGGCCGAGGTCGCGAAGGGCGGCATGGTCGTGGACCCGGAGGTCGTACGGCAGTTGCTGCGCCGTCGCCGTGATCCGCTGGAGCGGCTCACCCCGCGTGAGCGGGAGGTCCTCGCGTTGATAGCGGAGGGCAAGTCCAACGGGGCGATCGCGCGGCAACTGGTCGTGTCGGAGGCCGCGGTGGGCAAGCACATCGGGGGGATCCTGACGAAGCTGGATCTGCCGCCGGCGGACGAGACGCACAGACGGGTGCTCGCGGTGCTGGCATATTTGCGGGCGTGA
- a CDS encoding acyl-CoA dehydrogenase family protein, with protein sequence MDFTFSEEQQAAAEAARGVFADVAPDAVPSPALTTGAVADTHDRALWAKLADAGLLSLLVAEEHGGAGLDAVALCLVLRESAKVLARVPLLESSAAMAAVQAYGGPELRAALLERGGRGEVVLTVAASGRTGHDPAELAVTARQDEGEGGDWTLDGVQTAVPWAYDADFVVVPAHTAVGRTVLALVPRVHDGVALGEQFSTSGERLGELRLESARIAARDVIDVEGAWEWLRDLLTTGTCALALGLGERVLRMSSEYTSKREQFGFPVATFQAVAVQAADRYIDLRAMEVTLWQAAWRISSGSRGALPVAGDVAVAKIWASEGVRRVVQTAQHLHGGFGADVSYPLHRYHAWAKHLELSLGPAAAHEEALGDLLAAHPLG encoded by the coding sequence GTGGACTTCACCTTCAGCGAGGAGCAGCAGGCGGCGGCCGAGGCGGCGCGGGGGGTGTTCGCCGATGTCGCGCCGGACGCGGTGCCGAGCCCGGCGCTGACCACGGGTGCCGTGGCCGACACGCACGACCGCGCACTGTGGGCCAAGCTCGCCGACGCGGGCCTGCTGAGCCTGCTCGTGGCCGAGGAACACGGCGGGGCGGGCCTGGACGCCGTAGCGCTGTGCCTGGTGCTGCGCGAGTCGGCGAAGGTGCTGGCACGGGTGCCGTTGCTGGAGAGCAGCGCGGCCATGGCGGCCGTACAGGCTTACGGCGGGCCGGAGTTGAGGGCCGCGTTGCTGGAGCGGGGCGGACGCGGGGAGGTCGTCCTGACCGTCGCCGCGAGCGGCCGTACCGGCCACGACCCCGCCGAACTCGCCGTCACCGCGCGGCAGGACGAGGGGGAGGGCGGCGACTGGACCCTGGACGGCGTGCAGACGGCGGTGCCGTGGGCGTACGACGCGGACTTCGTCGTCGTACCCGCACACACGGCAGTGGGCCGGACCGTTCTCGCGCTGGTACCCCGGGTCCATGACGGGGTCGCGCTCGGTGAGCAGTTCTCCACCAGCGGGGAGAGGCTGGGCGAGCTGCGGCTTGAGTCGGCGCGGATCGCCGCACGGGACGTGATCGACGTCGAGGGCGCGTGGGAGTGGCTGCGCGATCTGCTGACCACGGGGACGTGCGCGCTGGCGCTCGGTCTGGGCGAGCGGGTGCTGCGGATGAGCAGCGAATACACCAGCAAGCGGGAGCAGTTCGGGTTCCCGGTGGCCACCTTCCAGGCCGTCGCCGTGCAGGCCGCCGACCGTTACATCGATCTGCGCGCGATGGAGGTCACGCTGTGGCAGGCCGCGTGGCGGATCTCCTCGGGGTCGCGGGGCGCGCTGCCGGTCGCGGGGGACGTCGCCGTGGCGAAGATCTGGGCCTCGGAGGGGGTACGGCGGGTGGTGCAGACGGCCCAGCATCTGCACGGCGGCTTCGGCGCGGACGTCAGCTACCCCCTGCACCGCTACCACGCCTGGGCCAAGCACCTGGAACTGTCGCTCGGCCCGGCGGCGGCACACGAGGAGGCGTTGGGGGACCTGCTGGCAGCGCATCCCCTGGGCTGA